In Acidiphilium acidophilum, one genomic interval encodes:
- a CDS encoding CCDC90 family protein, with product MPDSPVENRQPPDYPHEMETRVAILEHTTAELKFEIREVKAMVRDLTNTILAKFDATDKAIADLRVDNQTLRTELRTEIQTVRTELQTGLYSNLKWTVGTILGFGTLGIAIIGLLIKFH from the coding sequence ATGCCTGATTCACCTGTTGAAAACCGTCAGCCGCCGGACTACCCTCATGAGATGGAAACCCGGGTTGCCATCCTCGAGCACACGACCGCGGAACTGAAATTCGAAATCCGCGAAGTCAAAGCCATGGTTCGTGACCTGACCAACACGATCCTTGCCAAGTTCGATGCGACCGACAAGGCCATCGCGGATCTGCGGGTGGACAACCAAACTCTCCGGACCGAATTGCGCACTGAAATCCAGACTGTTCGCACCGAATTGCAAACCGGCCTCTATTCCAACCTGAAATGGACGGTCGGAACGATTTTAGGCTTTGGCACTCTCGGCATCGCCATCATCGGTCTGCTTATCAAGTTTCACTGA
- the ssb gene encoding single-stranded DNA-binding protein produces the protein MAGYMNRATLIGNLGQDPEIRNMQSGERVASFTLATTESWKDKRSGDRQERTEWHRVVVWNEGLIGVLEDYVHKGDKVMVEGMLKTRKWVDQAGNERYTTEIVLSGFNGQLIMLGSPNGAARGEGEPASRTRTGTQTQTQTRTQAAAPSDGGYTPSGGDLDDEIPFGPCVD, from the coding sequence ATGGCTGGATATATGAACCGCGCTACCCTGATCGGAAACCTCGGACAGGATCCGGAAATCCGCAACATGCAGTCGGGTGAGCGGGTTGCGTCATTTACTCTCGCCACGACCGAAAGCTGGAAGGACAAGCGCTCGGGGGATCGGCAGGAGCGGACCGAATGGCACCGGGTCGTGGTGTGGAACGAGGGTCTGATCGGCGTGCTGGAGGACTACGTCCACAAGGGCGACAAGGTGATGGTCGAAGGCATGCTGAAGACCCGGAAATGGGTCGATCAGGCCGGCAACGAGCGCTACACGACCGAGATCGTCCTCAGCGGGTTCAACGGCCAGCTGATCATGCTCGGCTCGCCGAACGGTGCCGCGCGGGGTGAGGGCGAACCGGCATCGCGGACCCGCACCGGGACGCAGACCCAGACCCAGACCCGCACACAAGCCGCAGCCCCGAGCGATGGTGGCTACACCCCGAGCGGTGGCGATCTGGACGATGAGATCCCCTTCGGCCCCTGCGTTGATTGA
- a CDS encoding cytochrome P460 family protein, whose protein sequence is MATRMATIIKVALLSAATIVGQVATGHADTQPVAAPKPAQLWQQITALEKAKSIMPGSHALQPGSRLVDFYTTDLSNKVATEKIKLAGSIVDVTKYPDGSLLVKNNYKKNHELGSITAMLKLTGYDKANRNWVMAAYSPTGKVIAYGKVASCDACHAFVAKSDFVFAPPPTQLLKVSIWKAFFPKQKISPTYVALLAKYPNAIIK, encoded by the coding sequence ATGGCAACCAGAATGGCAACAATTATCAAAGTCGCACTGCTCAGTGCCGCGACGATCGTAGGTCAGGTGGCAACCGGGCATGCAGATACTCAACCTGTTGCCGCCCCAAAACCCGCTCAGCTCTGGCAGCAGATTACGGCACTGGAGAAAGCCAAATCGATCATGCCGGGAAGCCATGCCTTGCAACCCGGATCGCGTTTGGTCGATTTCTATACGACCGACCTCAGTAACAAGGTGGCTACCGAAAAAATAAAATTGGCTGGTTCAATCGTCGATGTGACAAAATATCCAGATGGCAGCTTGCTGGTTAAGAACAACTACAAGAAAAACCATGAACTTGGCAGCATAACAGCGATGTTGAAACTGACGGGTTACGATAAAGCGAACCGCAACTGGGTCATGGCTGCCTATTCACCTACCGGGAAAGTGATCGCATATGGCAAGGTCGCGTCATGTGATGCCTGTCATGCATTCGTCGCCAAAAGTGATTTTGTCTTTGCTCCCCCTCCGACTCAGTTACTCAAAGTGTCTATCTGGAAAGCCTTCTTCCCAAAGCAAAAGATTTCTCCCACGTATGTCGCTCTTCTGGCAAAATATCCGAACGCAATCATAAAATAG
- a CDS encoding IS256 family transposase, whose amino-acid sequence MDAKKDTIIEALLEHLIENGAGDIATVFARTFELAMQIERERFLHASHYERNPDRQGYANGYKPKRIDTPAGSITVDVPKTAGHVGEPFYPQSLERGRRSVRAVMVAVAEMYIKGVSTRDVEAVMREFGIESLSSAQVSRASKLLDDELAAWRTRPLAEIRYLILDARYEKMRDNGVVRDAAVLSAIGIGPDERRRVLGVSVALSEAEVHWRAFLESLHQRGLRGVEFIVSDDHAGLHAARRAVFGAAHWQRCQFHLAQNAIHHAPNHAIRKRIGAELRTVWNANSLAAAQIALTTLVNAYRDTAPKLADWLERNIPEGLTVFTLPEPHQRRLRTSNPMERGIQQELKRRTTKIRVFPNEASLERLVSAVLVEIDEKWAADTKGYIKWDYQDA is encoded by the coding sequence ATGGACGCCAAAAAGGATACGATTATCGAGGCACTTTTGGAACATCTGATCGAAAACGGCGCAGGCGATATCGCCACGGTATTTGCCAGGACCTTCGAACTCGCCATGCAGATCGAGCGCGAACGCTTCCTCCACGCCAGTCACTACGAGCGCAACCCCGATCGTCAGGGTTACGCCAATGGCTACAAGCCCAAGCGGATCGATACCCCGGCCGGGTCGATCACCGTCGATGTCCCCAAAACCGCCGGTCACGTGGGCGAACCCTTCTACCCACAGTCCCTCGAACGCGGCCGACGCTCGGTCCGCGCCGTCATGGTCGCCGTCGCCGAAATGTACATCAAAGGCGTCTCCACCCGCGACGTCGAGGCCGTCATGCGCGAATTCGGCATCGAAAGCCTCTCCTCCGCTCAGGTCAGCCGCGCCAGCAAGCTGCTCGATGACGAACTCGCCGCCTGGCGCACCCGACCCCTCGCCGAGATCCGCTACCTCATCCTCGACGCCAGATATGAAAAAATGCGCGATAATGGCGTCGTCCGCGATGCCGCCGTGCTCTCGGCCATCGGCATCGGACCCGATGAACGCCGCCGTGTCCTCGGCGTCTCGGTCGCCCTTTCCGAGGCCGAAGTCCATTGGCGTGCCTTCCTCGAAAGCCTCCATCAGCGTGGCCTGCGAGGCGTCGAATTCATCGTCTCCGATGACCATGCCGGATTGCACGCCGCACGCCGCGCCGTCTTCGGCGCCGCACACTGGCAACGATGCCAGTTCCACCTCGCCCAAAACGCCATCCACCACGCCCCCAACCACGCCATCCGCAAACGCATCGGCGCAGAACTCCGGACCGTCTGGAACGCAAATTCCCTCGCCGCTGCCCAGATCGCTCTCACAACCCTCGTCAATGCCTATCGCGACACCGCACCAAAGCTCGCCGATTGGCTCGAACGAAATATCCCCGAAGGCCTCACCGTCTTCACACTGCCAGAACCCCACCAGCGCCGGCTTCGCACTTCCAACCCCATGGAACGCGGCATCCAGCAGGAACTCAAACGCCGCACCACCAAAATCAGGGTCTTCCCCAACGAAGCCTCCCTCGAACGCCTCGTCAGCGCCGTCCTCGTCGAAATCGATGAAAAATGGGCCGCCGACACCAAGGGCTACATCAAGTGGGACTACCAGGATGCCTGA
- a CDS encoding carbohydrate porin, whose protein sequence is MPDPRSPYFPDIRLLNPNRRLVWCSVALVLLCLTPIAYANQTASLWSRHHLFGDWGGIRPFLAAHGVKLGAVEQPVPSDVLGGGAKQGKAFAGLLTLSARVHLGRYTGIDGLSAYVSAWIVQGHGPTAYYVHSLSGLSYEEATDGARLGDAYLNWRAPHDVIHIKIGKFGIDENFDQNPAASMLVNSNFTYRNIMANNLPGGGPAYSYEGPGVMIAFQATRQLRLRGGLFSGDPLGQPLEGPAPPARDSNGLIFPLNTGALMIGEADYAYHLPGLGEGEVLAGGLYDTLSRPDLLYSVTGHSLAFNAIGLNVGTPRPDHGDYVIYAGDTQTLWHGRGSRRLRLFSRIAYAPPSHNLISLDVQGGIVLNGTFPGRSHDSAAFAISYDRISARKISLIRAENALGGADKPLPSAETDFELDYTARIAPWLTTTPDLQYILHPGGGIPDPEDRTKIEPNAVVAQMEFTIVF, encoded by the coding sequence ATGCCTGACCCCCGCTCGCCCTATTTTCCAGACATCAGGTTGCTCAATCCTAATCGCCGCTTGGTTTGGTGTTCTGTTGCATTAGTTCTGCTCTGCTTGACGCCAATTGCCTACGCGAACCAGACGGCGTCGCTTTGGTCCCGCCACCATCTTTTCGGAGACTGGGGCGGTATTCGACCGTTCCTTGCCGCGCACGGGGTGAAGCTCGGGGCGGTTGAGCAACCGGTGCCATCGGACGTTCTTGGCGGCGGTGCCAAACAGGGAAAAGCCTTCGCTGGCTTGCTCACCTTATCTGCGCGGGTCCACCTCGGACGCTACACCGGCATCGACGGCTTGTCGGCCTATGTCTCCGCCTGGATCGTGCAAGGTCACGGACCAACCGCCTATTACGTCCACAGCCTGAGCGGCCTGTCATATGAGGAGGCTACCGATGGCGCTCGACTGGGAGATGCCTACCTCAATTGGCGGGCACCGCACGATGTAATCCATATCAAGATCGGTAAATTCGGTATCGATGAGAATTTCGATCAGAATCCGGCGGCGTCGATGCTGGTGAATTCCAACTTCACCTACCGCAACATCATGGCGAACAACTTGCCGGGTGGTGGACCAGCCTATTCGTATGAAGGCCCCGGTGTGATGATCGCCTTTCAGGCGACACGCCAACTCCGGCTGCGCGGGGGCTTGTTCAGCGGCGATCCGCTCGGACAGCCACTCGAAGGGCCGGCACCCCCCGCTCGCGATTCCAACGGCCTGATCTTTCCGCTCAATACCGGCGCGTTGATGATCGGCGAAGCGGATTATGCCTATCATCTGCCCGGACTTGGCGAGGGTGAGGTTCTTGCCGGTGGTCTCTATGATACATTGAGTCGGCCCGATCTCCTCTATAGTGTAACCGGACACAGCCTCGCTTTCAACGCGATCGGTCTCAATGTAGGCACGCCTCGACCAGACCATGGGGATTATGTGATTTATGCTGGCGATACCCAGACTCTTTGGCACGGACGAGGCAGCCGTCGGCTACGCCTATTTTCGCGTATCGCCTATGCCCCACCAAGCCACAATCTGATTTCACTGGATGTGCAGGGCGGCATCGTTCTGAACGGCACCTTCCCCGGCCGATCGCATGATTCCGCCGCTTTTGCTATTTCCTACGATCGGATCAGCGCGCGGAAAATCAGCTTGATTCGCGCTGAAAATGCTTTAGGCGGAGCGGATAAGCCGCTTCCAAGTGCAGAGACCGATTTTGAGCTGGACTACACTGCACGAATTGCGCCGTGGCTGACCACGACCCCCGATCTGCAATATATCCTGCATCCTGGCGGCGGTATTCCAGACCCGGAGGATCGCACGAAAATCGAACCGAACGCTGTTGTGGCACAAATGGAGTTCACAATCGTGTTTTAA
- a CDS encoding tyrosine-type recombinase/integrase has translation MPQYLQTCIEPYLDSFAESFAAENYTAGTVKTYQSILRKVGHAMDVEGISPSALTLDMAEHLGRKVPRKKTGSVWPYRLARRFAQHLLDIGVTQPVPLTEAQQARAILLANFETYLVKHRGLSPRTIYHTLRFANRFLDHRFGDAIVDPGRLRPADVISFIEHVLAGARRDKTVATHVRIFLQYLFGSGATATNLALSVPRAAKRWGARLPRHLSPEGVEAVLACVRDSPRHGARDYAMLLIMARLGLRAAEVIAIQLDDINWRAGELLVRGKGKLHDRVPISAEVGEALSRYLREERGPASCRTMFVTHRAPYRPFKDSQIVNAVLKDALKATGQKPVTPYVGSHLLRHSLATQLVNSGASLDEVGDVLRHRSRTSTMIYARLDIDGLRSVAMPWPGAGGAQ, from the coding sequence ATGCCTCAATATTTGCAGACCTGCATCGAGCCGTATCTGGACTCGTTCGCCGAGAGCTTTGCGGCGGAGAATTACACCGCCGGCACGGTCAAGACCTACCAATCGATCCTGCGGAAGGTGGGGCACGCGATGGATGTCGAGGGCATCAGTCCTTCGGCGTTGACGCTCGACATGGCCGAGCATCTGGGACGCAAGGTGCCGCGCAAGAAGACGGGCTCGGTATGGCCGTATAGGTTGGCCCGACGGTTCGCGCAGCATCTGCTCGATATCGGCGTCACGCAGCCGGTGCCGTTGACCGAGGCGCAGCAGGCGCGCGCTATCCTGCTGGCGAACTTCGAGACCTATCTGGTCAAGCATCGCGGCCTGAGTCCGCGGACGATCTATCACACGCTGCGGTTCGCCAACCGGTTCCTCGATCATCGCTTTGGTGATGCGATAGTTGATCCGGGGCGGTTGCGGCCTGCCGACGTGATCAGCTTCATCGAGCATGTGTTGGCAGGCGCGCGTCGCGACAAAACGGTGGCAACGCATGTTCGTATCTTCCTGCAATATCTGTTCGGCAGCGGCGCGACAGCGACCAATCTGGCGCTGAGCGTACCTAGGGCGGCGAAGCGCTGGGGCGCACGACTGCCGCGCCATCTGTCGCCCGAGGGCGTCGAGGCGGTGCTCGCCTGCGTGCGCGACAGCCCCCGGCACGGCGCTCGGGACTATGCGATGCTGCTCATCATGGCCCGGCTCGGCTTGCGCGCTGCCGAGGTCATCGCGATCCAGCTGGACGATATCAACTGGCGCGCGGGCGAACTCTTGGTGCGTGGCAAGGGGAAGCTCCACGATCGCGTGCCGATCAGCGCGGAGGTTGGCGAGGCCCTCAGCCGCTATCTGCGCGAGGAACGCGGACCCGCGTCCTGCCGCACGATGTTCGTCACCCATCGCGCGCCGTACCGTCCGTTCAAGGACAGCCAGATCGTCAACGCCGTTCTCAAGGATGCGCTGAAGGCGACTGGCCAGAAGCCGGTAACGCCCTATGTGGGATCGCACCTGCTGCGTCATAGCCTTGCCACCCAGTTAGTGAACTCGGGTGCATCGCTCGACGAGGTGGGCGATGTGCTGCGGCACCGCTCACGCACATCAACGATGATATATGCCCGTCTCGACATCGATGGGCTGCGGTCAGTGGCAATGCCTTGGCCCGGGGCGGGAGGCGCGCAATGA
- a CDS encoding tyrosine-type recombinase/integrase: MSLTSQLDRYLAVRRRLGYDLSTSERILRRFTRFADSERVTHIDTALFLRWHATLGEANGMTRAARLTAVRLFAQWLSSFDPAHEPPPRSLLPDTVMRSRPHIYSNAEVASIIAAAKALPSICGLRGLTCSTLFALIAVTGLRISEALALDRNDLDADNGVLRVRQGKNGKERLLPLDPSTVERLLNYRIERDRLIGHPAVPLFVTDKATRLTDCTARYNFAQACQQIGLRSEQQYHRHGRGPRIHDLRHTFAVRTMIDWYRTGKDPAREMIRLTTYLGHSSPSGTYWYLEAVPELLDLAIARATASGGELAQ, translated from the coding sequence ATGAGCCTCACCTCCCAACTCGACCGCTATCTGGCTGTGCGGCGCCGCCTCGGCTACGACCTGAGCACCAGCGAGCGCATCCTTCGCCGCTTCACCCGGTTCGCCGACAGCGAGCGTGTGACGCATATCGACACGGCGCTGTTCCTGCGTTGGCACGCTACGCTCGGCGAGGCCAACGGCATGACGCGAGCGGCGCGGCTTACCGCCGTGCGCCTCTTCGCGCAGTGGCTGAGCAGCTTCGATCCGGCGCATGAACCCCCACCACGGAGCCTGTTGCCGGACACTGTCATGCGCTCGCGTCCGCATATCTACAGCAATGCCGAGGTCGCTTCGATTATCGCGGCCGCAAAGGCGCTGCCGTCGATCTGCGGGTTGCGCGGGCTGACCTGCTCGACGCTGTTCGCGCTCATCGCGGTCACGGGCTTGCGCATCAGCGAGGCGCTCGCGCTCGATAGGAACGACCTCGACGCCGATAATGGTGTGCTGCGCGTCCGACAGGGCAAGAACGGCAAGGAGCGGTTGCTGCCGCTCGACCCCAGCACCGTCGAGCGACTGCTCAACTATCGCATCGAACGCGATCGGCTAATCGGTCATCCGGCGGTGCCGCTGTTCGTAACCGACAAGGCGACCCGGCTCACCGACTGCACGGCCCGCTACAACTTCGCGCAGGCGTGCCAGCAGATCGGCTTGCGATCCGAGCAGCAGTACCATCGGCATGGCCGAGGGCCACGCATCCACGATCTGCGCCACACCTTCGCCGTGCGCACGATGATCGACTGGTACCGGACCGGCAAGGATCCGGCGCGCGAGATGATCCGGTTGACGACCTATCTGGGTCATAGCAGTCCCTCTGGAACATACTGGTATCTGGAGGCGGTCCCGGAACTGCTCGATCTGGCGATAGCCCGTGCCACCGCGAGCGGCGGGGAGTTGGCACAATGA
- a CDS encoding tyrosine-type recombinase/integrase, whose amino-acid sequence MNAVTLPALIQRFFTDRLCTQLEASRHTVAGYRDTFRLLLRYASARRKKPPVNLTVEDIDADLVADFLTHTETARGNSARSRNTRLAAIRSFFRFVAMTDPTWLLHCQRILAMPNKRYVKRAVTFLDAEEMAALLAAPDRTTWAGRRDHALLLLAIQTGLRASELVGLTQGDVVLGTGAHIRCMGKGRKERATPLRRETAKLLAAWIGNDKDADKPLFPSIRGERLSRDALEHLVRKHCLTASRACPSIGTKRVTPHTLRHSTAMDLLHHGVDQAVIALWLGHENIETTQIYIHADMRMKEKALARVAAPATPPGRFRPDDQLLAFLEAL is encoded by the coding sequence ATGAACGCCGTCACCTTGCCCGCGCTGATCCAGCGCTTCTTCACCGACCGGCTTTGCACGCAACTGGAGGCGAGCCGACATACGGTCGCCGGCTATCGCGATACGTTCCGGCTGCTGCTCAGATATGCGAGCGCCCGCCGCAAAAAGCCGCCGGTCAACCTGACGGTCGAAGACATCGACGCCGATCTGGTCGCAGACTTCCTCACCCACACCGAGACCGCGCGGGGTAATAGCGCTCGTAGCCGCAACACCCGGCTCGCCGCCATCCGATCGTTCTTTCGCTTCGTCGCGATGACCGATCCGACCTGGCTGCTGCACTGCCAGCGTATCCTCGCCATGCCCAACAAGCGCTATGTGAAGCGTGCGGTCACGTTCCTCGATGCCGAGGAAATGGCGGCGTTGCTGGCGGCCCCGGATCGTACGACATGGGCGGGGCGGCGCGACCATGCTCTGCTGCTGCTCGCGATCCAGACAGGCCTTCGGGCTTCCGAACTGGTCGGTCTCACGCAGGGCGATGTCGTGCTGGGGACCGGCGCGCATATCCGTTGCATGGGTAAGGGCCGGAAGGAGCGCGCCACCCCGCTTCGCCGCGAGACAGCCAAGCTGCTGGCAGCGTGGATTGGCAACGACAAAGATGCGGACAAGCCGCTGTTCCCCTCGATCCGGGGCGAACGGCTGAGCCGTGACGCTCTTGAACATCTGGTCCGCAAACATTGCCTCACGGCGTCGCGCGCCTGCCCGAGCATCGGCACCAAGCGGGTCACGCCACATACGCTGCGCCACAGCACGGCGATGGACCTGCTTCACCACGGCGTCGATCAAGCGGTGATCGCGCTCTGGCTTGGTCACGAAAACATCGAGACCACCCAGATCTACATCCATGCCGACATGCGGATGAAAGAAAAGGCGCTCGCTCGCGTCGCCGCCCCAGCCACGCCGCCAGGCCGGTTCCGGCCCGACGATCAACTCCTCGCGTTCCTGGAAGCGCTCTGA
- the tnpC gene encoding IS66 family transposase, whose amino-acid sequence MSERCLVGPMLATFIAALSLRFRLSRVKIAEFLADWLGVELGIATIERCIHEFGLASEPVVEQLIEDVRAADIVHLDETPWYQKASLLWLWVAVTATTIVYRIGSRKHCELAALIGEAFLGWLVTDGYGAYRDHPRRQRCLAHLIRKARALAEGHYGAGSGFGSDLVRDLRRLIERVHDGDDPAAIKRLTASIKWNCQCNRHEIDAKVRGLAGEILNDWDAVVAFVADRDLPPTNNDAERALRHAVISRRISFGTRSDEGSRFYAAALSVIDTCRKRGTDPWAYACALITAARANNLLPTIPAQVAV is encoded by the coding sequence ATGAGCGAGCGCTGCCTGGTTGGCCCGATGCTCGCCACCTTCATCGCGGCGCTGTCGCTGCGTTTCCGCCTCTCGCGCGTCAAGATCGCTGAATTCCTGGCTGACTGGCTGGGCGTTGAGCTCGGGATTGCCACCATCGAACGCTGCATTCACGAATTCGGTCTGGCGAGCGAACCCGTGGTCGAGCAATTGATCGAAGATGTGCGTGCGGCTGACATCGTCCATCTCGACGAAACCCCGTGGTATCAAAAGGCAAGTCTGCTGTGGCTCTGGGTTGCGGTGACGGCAACCACGATCGTCTATCGGATCGGCAGCCGCAAGCACTGCGAATTGGCCGCGCTGATCGGCGAGGCCTTTCTGGGTTGGCTCGTCACCGACGGTTACGGTGCCTATCGCGATCATCCACGCCGCCAGAGATGTCTGGCGCACCTGATCCGTAAGGCCCGCGCGCTGGCAGAGGGGCATTACGGCGCGGGATCAGGCTTCGGCAGCGATCTGGTCCGCGATCTGCGCCGCCTGATCGAGCGCGTGCATGACGGCGACGACCCCGCCGCCATCAAGCGCCTGACCGCGAGCATCAAATGGAACTGTCAATGCAATCGCCATGAGATCGATGCGAAAGTTCGCGGGCTGGCAGGTGAAATCCTCAATGACTGGGACGCAGTGGTCGCCTTCGTCGCCGATCGGGATTTACCGCCCACCAACAATGATGCCGAACGTGCGCTCCGCCACGCGGTGATCTCGAGGCGCATCAGCTTTGGCACGCGATCCGATGAAGGGAGCCGGTTCTATGCCGCCGCGCTCAGCGTCATTGACACCTGCCGCAAGCGTGGCACTGATCCATGGGCCTATGCCTGCGCCCTCATCACCGCCGCACGAGCTAACAATCTGCTGCCCACAATCCCTGCCCAGGTAGCGGTCTGA
- a CDS encoding IS4 family transposase yields the protein MGIAASKKRDGGRLKDIRAFIDELYAHDLHAKRVDSLSAATLGVMTGASLAVAMIGQALAQARGLVTKHAIKQVDRMLSNESIDVWESFARWVPHLVGSQTDIVVAMDWTDFDGDDQATLALNLVSKHGRAMPLLWLSMWKEELKDQRNAIEDTCLRRLSEVVPPGCRVTILADRGFGDHKLFAYLTELGFAYIIRFRGNIHVTDAAGETRTAADWVGKSGRARKLRGARVTASHAYQVGAVVCVHARDMKEPWCLASSDAVASAGTLIKQYSRRWTIEPSFRDVKDLRFGMGMAEIRIAEPERRDRLLLISAFAMALLTMLGTAGESLGMDRQLKSNTSKTRSHSLFRQGCMLYELIPNMPKHRLLPLMRRFTEMLRSSGIFGNSMPAT from the coding sequence ATGGGAATTGCAGCATCGAAAAAGCGTGATGGTGGGCGGTTGAAGGACATCCGCGCATTCATTGACGAGTTGTATGCCCACGATCTCCACGCCAAACGCGTTGACTCCCTGTCTGCTGCGACACTGGGCGTGATGACCGGCGCGTCGCTCGCCGTCGCGATGATCGGTCAGGCGTTGGCACAGGCGCGCGGGCTGGTGACCAAGCACGCGATCAAGCAGGTTGATCGCATGCTCAGTAACGAGAGTATCGACGTCTGGGAAAGCTTCGCCCGTTGGGTACCGCATCTGGTGGGTTCGCAGACCGACATCGTCGTTGCCATGGACTGGACGGATTTCGACGGCGACGATCAGGCAACGTTGGCGCTCAACCTGGTGAGCAAGCATGGCCGGGCGATGCCTCTGTTGTGGCTGTCGATGTGGAAAGAGGAATTGAAAGATCAGCGCAACGCCATCGAGGATACTTGCCTGCGCCGCCTGTCGGAGGTTGTCCCGCCCGGCTGCCGCGTGACCATCCTGGCCGACCGCGGCTTCGGTGACCACAAGCTGTTCGCGTATCTTACGGAGCTTGGCTTTGCCTATATCATTCGCTTCCGCGGCAACATCCATGTCACCGATGCCGCAGGCGAGACGCGAACCGCGGCGGACTGGGTCGGCAAATCGGGCCGGGCGCGCAAACTGCGTGGTGCGCGCGTCACCGCCTCGCACGCCTATCAGGTCGGTGCCGTGGTGTGCGTACATGCGCGTGACATGAAGGAGCCGTGGTGCCTGGCGAGCAGTGACGCCGTGGCGTCTGCAGGGACATTGATCAAGCAATATTCCCGGCGCTGGACGATCGAACCCAGCTTCAGGGACGTCAAGGATTTGCGTTTTGGGATGGGGATGGCTGAGATCCGCATCGCCGAACCAGAGCGGCGCGATCGGCTGCTGCTCATCAGCGCGTTTGCGATGGCGCTGCTGACCATGCTCGGGACGGCAGGCGAGAGCCTGGGAATGGATCGACAGCTCAAGTCCAACACTTCGAAGACCCGCTCACACTCGTTGTTCCGTCAGGGGTGCATGCTCTATGAATTGATCCCGAACATGCCGAAGCACCGGCTACTGCCCCTGATGCGGCGGTTCACGGAAATGCTGCGCAGCAGCGGCATATTCGGCAATTCCATGCCGGCTACGTAA
- the tcuB gene encoding tricarballylate utilization 4Fe-4S protein TcuB, which produces MHETDAAILTEANRVMEICNACRYCEGYCAVFPAMTLHRSFAEADLNHLANLCHNCKACYYACQYAPPHPFGVNVPQAFALLRDETYRRYAWPAPLARLFERNGTVVSLVTALVVTAVLLLTAGLTAPGTLVHAAVGARAFYRVIPWAVMAGVATLALGYAVLAMTIGAVRYWRQCGSAQVTTAAILRGVHDAFTLRNLGGGGQGCNDKDESFSTTRRLLHHAMAYGFLACFAATCTAAFAADILGWPAPYPWFSLPVILGTLGGLGLLVGTSGLFGLKLVTDPTPLARRLLGGDIALLVLLWLTAASGMLALGWRQTSAMPLLLAIHLGPQESPHFP; this is translated from the coding sequence ATGCACGAAACTGACGCGGCCATTCTTACCGAAGCCAACCGGGTGATGGAGATCTGCAACGCCTGCCGCTATTGCGAAGGCTATTGCGCGGTGTTTCCGGCCATGACGCTCCACCGCAGTTTCGCCGAAGCGGATCTGAACCACCTCGCCAACCTCTGTCACAACTGTAAAGCTTGTTACTATGCCTGTCAGTACGCGCCACCCCATCCGTTCGGGGTGAACGTGCCCCAGGCGTTTGCGCTGCTGCGCGATGAAACCTACCGGCGCTACGCTTGGCCTGCGCCGCTTGCGCGGCTGTTCGAGCGCAACGGCACCGTCGTATCGTTGGTTACCGCTCTTGTCGTGACGGCGGTTCTGCTGTTGACCGCTGGCCTCACGGCACCCGGCACGCTCGTTCATGCCGCCGTGGGTGCCCGTGCGTTCTACCGGGTAATTCCGTGGGCCGTGATGGCCGGGGTGGCGACCCTTGCTCTGGGATACGCGGTCCTAGCCATGACTATCGGTGCGGTGCGCTACTGGCGCCAGTGCGGTTCCGCCCAGGTAACGACCGCTGCTATCCTGCGCGGTGTTCATGATGCATTCACGCTCCGAAACCTCGGCGGAGGCGGCCAGGGCTGTAACGACAAGGACGAATCCTTCTCCACGACCCGGCGCTTGCTCCATCATGCCATGGCCTACGGGTTTCTCGCATGTTTTGCCGCGACTTGTACCGCCGCCTTCGCCGCCGATATCCTCGGCTGGCCAGCCCCCTATCCGTGGTTCAGCCTACCCGTTATTTTGGGGACGCTTGGCGGGCTCGGCCTGCTCGTGGGGACCAGCGGTTTGTTTGGCCTGAAATTGGTCACAGATCCCACGCCGTTGGCTCGCCGCCTCCTCGGCGGCGACATCGCGCTGCTGGTACTGCTTTGGCTCACTGCGGCGAGTGGCATGCTGGCGCTCGGATGGCGCCAGACATCAGCAATGCCCTTACTGCTAGCGATTCATCTGGGCCCTCAGGAATCCCCCCATTTTCCATAG